Genomic segment of Harmonia axyridis chromosome 6, icHarAxyr1.1, whole genome shotgun sequence:
AATAAGGTACCCCGATGCGAGGTAGTTGAACGATATTAatgattgaagaaaattataaaattttttatgtagGTGTATTTCTCACTTTGAGAGGACTTCACAATCAGTATGATGAAAGTACGAAGCAATTGATGATGCATTTTAATTTTGTACATATGTACATTTATGTGGATggataatttgaaattgatttgtAAAAAAACGATTCAACAATATAGCTAGACAAGTTTTCattaaattatatatatataataatttatttcatactAAAATACACGtcttttgcattattgtatagaatgttataatttttaatatcattcattgatttattgtctattgaatttttattattgttattatttatgcTTTTTGCAatatataatttagtgatttaattttgttttatttcttatTCTTTCTGTACCCTTTTCAACGGGGAtttagttgaagaaaaaaattattttccagcCAAATTTcacaagaatataaaaaacaactTGAAAATAATTCCATCAGTACtttgaattctttttttggGGAAAAGCTTTGTTAAAtgctcaaaatttttttttaataaattctcATGTGAATTATTAACAAAAACAACACAGCAGGTTTTCCCAACTCTTAAGAGGTCTCTCAATGGCCTAGAATATTcacgataaaaaaaaaaagacatggaactatttacattttattcattaaaaaatttcatgtaCTTGTTAAGGTATTGGCATATTGGAATTCAGGgctattttcatattcacacatATCCAATGCAATAACACAGCTTTCTTTCACAACCCTCTTTTCATCAGACAAATACTTATTCAATATTTCGGTACATTCGTCTGTTGCTATCGATCCTAGTGCTTCAGCGCATTCATGCCTAACCATTTCATTTTCTGTATCGTTCTCTAAGGAATGTTTCAGGTAAGAGATACTTGATTCCTTCTGCATTTGGCCGAAAACAAATGCAATTTCATGCTTGAAAAGTGCGCTACCATAGTTCAGAGCTTCCCCTAAAGCTGCAATTGCAGGTTCAGTGCCAATATTACGTAGGGCAAACATTGCTCGATACCTGTTGAAAAGAGTGGCTTTTTCGTCAACAAGTATCTTTTTCAATTCGTCAATGTTTGTGATGGAAGAAGGTGGAGCTGGATCCACAGAATTGTACAAACTCTGGGATAAACCTTTATTTTCCTCTTCTGAATTTTTGAGCCAGTTTATGCGTTCCAAAGCCAATTGACATGTTTCTGCAACTTCGATTACTTTATCGTCTTTATATTTTTGGAGACATTCTAGAGCTTCGTCTGATCCTATTGCACCCAAAGCTTCGGCTgtaaaacattaaaaattaaagattcatgaaaataaagaaCATTCAGTTTTACTCACCAGCTTCATGCCTGACCATTGGTTCTTGATTTTTATCATCTAAAACAGATATTAAAATGTCGAGGGCCTTCTCATCTTGCATTTGTCCTAAGCAATATGCCAGTTCATGTTTAAGTAAAACAGATGGATCATTAAAGCATTTTCCGATTAGTTCAATAGAAAGAGGACCTCCTATGTTTCTTAGAGTAAAAAGAGCTCGGAATCTTTCTTTCAGAGGTCTTTTATCATTACTGAGGACTTCGCCAATAGATCTTATTTGATCTTCACTAACAGATAACATTTTTTATAGTCTATTGGaataaaatatatcagaatCTAAATAGAAATTTGTAAAATAATATAACctatcaatttgtttataaattttgACATGTGATTAGACCACAGAAATTTCTAATTAGAAAAaccattgaaataataatattaattctatgaaaaaaactaactaaaaatataccCATTTTGAtcttttttgaaacaaaaattgtatttgatactaaaagtattttttaatgagttgaaaattgttttattagagtttttctgattttttcatcTATGCAGAATTGTCAGTTGTCAAAAAACTCAATTGTCAAAAATTCTGAATTCTGCTTGTAATTGTAATTTTCAACAAGAACTGAAACTAGGAAAACTCtttgagataaaataaattcaaaatactTATTAGAAGTTGTTAATAAGAAGCTAAAATGCCAGACCACTTAGGAGATGATATGAGGAAAGTAAAAGCTTCCGAAAAGGAACCTGAGGAAAAAGAAATCAAATGTAAGAAATACAATGAGTTAAAATGATAGTTTTTAACTCTTTTATTTTCAGCTCTCGATGAAGGAGATATTTTACTTCTCAAAACTTATGTAAGTTCATCTGAGTTTCTATAAAGCGCACTTATTATAGTAACATAATGTAGTAAAATCTAAAGCTATTGATTTATTACTTCTCAAGCAATTTGGTTCAACAAGGTCCTgatttatttaatatatttgaATTCTCATGTAGGGCCAAGGACAATACACTAAAACTATCAAGACTGTTGAAGAAGACATCCAAACAATTATCAAACGAGTAAATGAATTGACTGGTATCAAAGAATCTGATACAGGACTTGCTCCCCCTGCTCTTTGGGATCTGGCTGCAGATAAACAGACATTACAGAATGAGCAACCGTTGCAGGTAGCACGGTGTACCAAGATCATCAACGCTGATACTGATGATCCAAAGTACATCATCAATGTTAAACAGTTTGCCAAATTTGTAGTTGACTTAGCTGACTCTGTGGCACCTACAGATATCGAAGAAGGGATGAGAGTTGGGTGAGATAAGATCTCAAAGTTGTATTGGCTGGCCaactataaataatttttttgtagtgTTGACCGcaataaatatcaaattcacATACCTCTTCCCCCAAAAATCGATCCAACTGTTACCATGATGCAGGTAGAAGAAAAACCAGATGTCACATACAGTGATGTAGGTGGATGCAAAGaacaaatcgaaaaattgagagaaGTTGTGGAGACTCCTTTGTTACATGTGAGTAACAATCTTTGCTATCGAAAGAATATGTTTATTAAAATCTGAATTCCACAGCCAGAGAAATTCGTAACATTGGGAATTGAACCACCAAAAGGAGTATTGCTCTTTGGGCCCCCTGGAACTGGTAAAACTCTCTGTGCAAGGGCTGTCGCCAATCGGACAGATGCTTGCTTCATCAGAGTTATAGGATCTGAACTGGTACAGAAATACGTAGGTGAAGGAGCTCGTATGGTGAGAGAGCTATTCGAGATGGCCAGGTCGAAAAAGGcctgtttgattttctttgatgaAATTGATGCCATCGGTGGGGCCAGATTCGATGATGGAGCAGGTGGTGATAACGAGGTAGGATACTTTACTTTTTCATGATAGGGAAGTAGGAAAATgctaataattattaattccaAAGATTTAATCATTGAAATCACCATAAATTTGCTTGAAATATGTAATTTGGCATGTTTGTTATTTGACAGCTAGGTTATCTCATATTCTTCCACTAAAAATACTattgagaaattatttttaaaaaaatatttaacttgTAGAAACTTTTTATATTTAGTATGTAGTTTTTTAACCTAACTTAAAGGTGTcagaaataattatcatttttagGTTAGGTTGATACTGTATCTTGAAAAAGAGTTAGGTTAAGGTTATTCTTAATGTTGTTTTTCAATCATGAAAAAGCGTTTCTGAtctaaatttcttatcaaattttGTCCTAGGTACAACGTACTATGTTAGAATTGATTAATCAGTTGGACGGTTTCGATCCAAGGGGTAACATAAAGGTTCTTATGGCAACGAATCGACCAGATACTTTAGATCCTGCTCTAATGAGACCTGGAAGATTAGATAGGAAAGTTGAATTTGGACTACCTGATTTGGAGGGAAGATcacatattttcaagattcaTGCTAGGTATGTGTCACATGTCCATTATTGTTACTTTGACTCactgagaattttttttattacttagGTCAATGTCAGTAGAAAGAGATATTCGTTTTGAACTTTTGGCAAGATTGTGCCCCAATTCAACGGGTGCTGAAATCAGAAGTGTTTGTACTGAAGCTGGAATGTTCGCAATCAGAGCCAGAAGGAAGGTAGCTACCGAGAAAGATTTCTTAGAGGCTGTAAATAAGGTTATCAAATCCTATGCTAAATTTTCAGCTACTCCAAGATACATGACCtataattaaaaatttgtgttaatttttttctgtactTCAATACAGTGAGTATTAAAGAATTTCTATTTAATGTAgattttattataaattatttcaatacaatAATCCTTCCCTTATTTGTCAACCTGTTTTTATGAAATAAAGACGAGTTTCTAATACTTGTATGACTCAAGAATTGATGGACCGATTTTTATGATCTTTGAATGGTTGGATTCATTTTGtcccaaataataaaataaaaattactaaacattgaaaaaaaaatacgttaaagaaataaaaagtaTAGATTATTTGACATAAGGGTCAAGAtaagtcattttttgaaggtTATAATCTTTGACAATCGATGTCAAATTGAATATAGGTTAGGTTAACGTCAGTTTGACAGATGTTAAGTTGAATACCGATCATAGAAGAGGGTAGATTGTTCTGTTCGAGAAAAAAGGGGAAAGTTTTAACTTAGTACAAAAGTATTGGATTTTGTCATTCAAAAGTACCATGCATTAGTTTCATATAAAAAgagaataaaacaaaattgataaaatattgatatattATACTGATATCGGTGAATTACAAATAAAACGATAGCAAGATTTATAATACAGAGTGAATTGATTCAATTACATTATCGCTGCATTTTTACATAAAGTTGCATACTAAAGACATAGACCTTAATCCTCTAGAGTAACATTCTTAAATAAGTAGGACATGGATTCTTTGTTATGTATTCTTCTTATAGCTTCcgataataatattgaaatatcaaCTGTCTTAATCTTATGACATTGCATCTTTTGTAACTCGTGCGGTACAGTATTTGTCACgacaacctgaaaaaaaaaccattgttaAAGGGTTGTACAGTGAATATCCAAAAAACATCTAATTCACCTCATCGATTGGGGAATCTTCGATAAGTCTTGGTGCATCTGATGATAGAAGTCCATGGGTAGCcatgacataaattttatatgCTCCACGTTCTTTTAGAACTTCAGCAGCAGCAACAAATGATTGAACATCGTCAATCATGTCGTCCTGTTAACAGAAATACTTAAAATATTAGATCATTCTTCAGAGGTTATAAGACTGATGTAAAATTGCAGAATATAGGTTAATGTCAGTTTGACAGACATATTAGCTGTCAATCATAGAGGTACTATAATTGGTCCACAGAGGTTGTTctgcatttgaaaaaaatggtgaaaattacaattttgatatgaaattcttGGATTTCCTAATTCGAAATAGCTTTCGTTTTAATGAAACGATACTCAAAACATGAATTTTAAAGGTATAGAACCTTTTTGAAGTTACATTGATCAATTAATCACATGAAACTTACCACCATGATGGCAATTCTTCCTCCAACGTCTCCCACCACATTTATTGGCGGTTTCTCTTTGGCAATGTGTATTGGCACCCCAACTCCGGCATCCATGGTACGTGATCTAGGCAAAGTTGGTGGAGAATACCTGCCATCGATTTCATCAGATTCCGATTCTTTCTGCTCTCCGTGGATTACCGCAATACCCAGACGTAAACGTTCAGCGTAAGAGGTAGCCTTTTTTGCTGACCCCGGATTACGGGCAACTATCACAGAATTGCGATAATCTGgaatctaataaaaaaaaaacctttaaattttattgatttctaaTAAGAATAAAAACTTACACACTCCTGAATGTACTGAAGTAAAAATGGACTAGCCCTCAAGTTGTCAACTGGGCAGTCGAAAAAACCTTGTATTTCCTTCTGGTGCAAATCCATTGTTATAACATGTGTGAGTCCTGATTTACACATCATCTGGGCAAGCAGTTTTGTCACTATACATCCCCTTTTACGCATTTTACATTGTTTACTGTAAGGTAGGTATGGAATTACACCAACAACTGATTTTGCCGACGATGTTTGACAGGCATAAGCCATTATCAGTAGCTCCATGATATTGTTGTTTACATCTCTGAAACAAATGGATGTGAGTCATATTGAATTTCCCTGAATAAGCATTGAAATAGTTCGGCAACACAAGCATGCAAGTCACATGTTGTAATTCCTTGATTTCTGACGAACTGAAAGAAGGAAACATGAGATGATACCTAACTTTTCACCCTTGTTCGaataaatgaacaatttttcaataaaagaccCTATTTAGAGTGTGCTCACATGTTACATATTATAGAAAAAATTGTAGATGTTCTTACTTGGTTCCAGTTTGTATGATATAAATGTCTTTCCCTCTTATTGAATCACCAATTTGTACCATGGTTTCTCGATTCTGCTTATGGTAAACGGCACATCCTCCTGTTTTTACCCCCAAACGTTTAGCTATTAGATTAGCAAGTTCTGGATGAGAATTTCCAGCCACTAAGACGACATCAGATGTCTTAGGAGCATCCATATTCTTAGCTTGGGGTAGCCGGATACTTCCaaaactagaaaaaaattaaggcaATTAGCAACTTTGGGTTTGTTTACAGAATGACAAAATAACATTCAGGATTTTTTTAACTAGTGGCTCCACGTTTTTACCGACCTGTTATTATTCAATAACATTAAATCACGACAGTTATCTATGTGTAAGTGTGAATGAATTATTGCCTATTCCTCTTTATCTGTTTTTGAAGTACTTCATAGaaattaaattaatgaaaaatttgatatttttacatCTGACTTGATTCACAGACTATTCGTAGTGACCATAGAATTTGACTCTAAATTTGCGAAAATGAATGGAAAATGAACATTGCCAACTCTTGTTGTAAAACACAAAGGtttgaatgattttaatatGTATCAGAGCCTTTATTTTTAAGGATTTTATCTTGATTTTCCCAAACTTCTGTAAGACTTCTTCATACCTTAACATAATACATGAATGAGaatttcatcatgaattgaATATAGTAATTTTTTGCAGTTTAAAAACGGA
This window contains:
- the LOC123682237 gene encoding phosphoribosyl pyrophosphate synthase-associated protein 2 isoform X2 encodes the protein MDAPKTSDVVLVAGNSHPELANLIAKRLGVKTGGCAVYHKQNRETMVQIGDSIRGKDIYIIQTGTKDVNNNIMELLIMAYACQTSSAKSVVGVIPYLPYSKQCKMRKRGCIVTKLLAQMMCKSGLTHVITMDLHQKEIQGFFDCPVDNLRASPFLLQYIQECIPDYRNSVIVARNPGSAKKATSYAERLRLGIAVIHGEQKESESDEIDGRYSPPTLPRSRTMDAGVGVPIHIAKEKPPINVVGDVGGRIAIMVDDMIDDVQSFVAAAEVLKERGAYKIYVMATHGLLSSDAPRLIEDSPIDEVVVTNTVPHELQKMQCHKIKTVDISILLSEAIRRIHNKESMSYLFKNVTLED
- the LOC123682232 gene encoding deoxyhypusine hydroxylase, whose amino-acid sequence is MLSVSEDQIRSIGEVLSNDKRPLKERFRALFTLRNIGGPLSIELIGKCFNDPSVLLKHELAYCLGQMQDEKALDILISVLDDKNQEPMVRHEAAEALGAIGSDEALECLQKYKDDKVIEVAETCQLALERINWLKNSEEENKGLSQSLYNSVDPAPPSSITNIDELKKILVDEKATLFNRYRAMFALRNIGTEPAIAALGEALNYGSALFKHEIAFVFGQMQKESSISYLKHSLENDTENEMVRHECAEALGSIATDECTEILNKYLSDEKRVVKESCVIALDMCEYENSPEFQYANTLTST
- the LOC123682233 gene encoding 26S proteasome regulatory subunit 7 encodes the protein MPDHLGDDMRKVKASEKEPEEKEIKSLDEGDILLLKTYGQGQYTKTIKTVEEDIQTIIKRVNELTGIKESDTGLAPPALWDLAADKQTLQNEQPLQVARCTKIINADTDDPKYIINVKQFAKFVVDLADSVAPTDIEEGMRVGVDRNKYQIHIPLPPKIDPTVTMMQVEEKPDVTYSDVGGCKEQIEKLREVVETPLLHPEKFVTLGIEPPKGVLLFGPPGTGKTLCARAVANRTDACFIRVIGSELVQKYVGEGARMVRELFEMARSKKACLIFFDEIDAIGGARFDDGAGGDNEVQRTMLELINQLDGFDPRGNIKVLMATNRPDTLDPALMRPGRLDRKVEFGLPDLEGRSHIFKIHARSMSVERDIRFELLARLCPNSTGAEIRSVCTEAGMFAIRARRKVATEKDFLEAVNKVIKSYAKFSATPRYMTYN
- the LOC123682237 gene encoding phosphoribosyl pyrophosphate synthase-associated protein 2 isoform X1, giving the protein MLLNNNSFGSIRLPQAKNMDAPKTSDVVLVAGNSHPELANLIAKRLGVKTGGCAVYHKQNRETMVQIGDSIRGKDIYIIQTGTKDVNNNIMELLIMAYACQTSSAKSVVGVIPYLPYSKQCKMRKRGCIVTKLLAQMMCKSGLTHVITMDLHQKEIQGFFDCPVDNLRASPFLLQYIQECIPDYRNSVIVARNPGSAKKATSYAERLRLGIAVIHGEQKESESDEIDGRYSPPTLPRSRTMDAGVGVPIHIAKEKPPINVVGDVGGRIAIMVDDMIDDVQSFVAAAEVLKERGAYKIYVMATHGLLSSDAPRLIEDSPIDEVVVTNTVPHELQKMQCHKIKTVDISILLSEAIRRIHNKESMSYLFKNVTLED